AACAAATGATACTGATCATATCAAAGCGAAGCTAACCGAGATAGGCGTACATGTATTATCAAATCGTTCGGAAAACTTTTCAATGAACGGTGCAACCATACAAATTATCGGTATTGATGATCCTCTTAGTGGTAAAACAACGGATGAAATGCTTAATCTAGCATTGAATGGTGTTGATCCATCAAAGTTCCAAATTTTACTTGCTCATAGGCCAGAATATTATAAGAATTACGTGCAACATGGTGTGGATTTAACATTCAATGGTCATGCACATGGTGGACAGATTCGAATTCCAGGGCTAGGAGGGATGATCGATCATCAACTCCATTTATTTCCTTCACATATTGATGGTGTGGAGCAAATTGGCGATATGACACAAATTATTAGCCGAGGTCTAGGTAACAGTGGATCAACTATTCGAATTTTTAATCGACCAGAAATTGTAGTGGCCGAATTACATGCAAAATAAGAAATAATAGGGTTCTTCGAAAGGTTATTTTCAACTTTTGAAGGGCCCTATTTTTGTAAGGAAATAGCTAATCCTGAATAATAAAATGTAAACAGTCGTTAAAATACTTGTATTGAAGCATTACAAATTAACAAACAAAGTGCCGGGAAGTTTTCTCGGCACTTTGTTTTCAAAAACTATTTTCTTTTATTGTCAAAATCAATTAGTACGGTTGGCTTTTTCTTTGTTTCGAAGATCATATGAATATGAAATTTAGTTTGATCCACTTTCACGACATTAACAATTT
This window of the Rummeliibacillus pycnus genome carries:
- a CDS encoding metallophosphoesterase, with protein sequence MKKLIKIVMVLGAFVGFIYINQQWLQLTKYSVVLKKLPKKMDGLRIVQISDLHHARFGDKQRQLIQKVREQKPDIIVITGDLVDRYNYDLDRSLEAVRGFVKIAPVYYVVGNHEVSTNDTDHIKAKLTEIGVHVLSNRSENFSMNGATIQIIGIDDPLSGKTTDEMLNLALNGVDPSKFQILLAHRPEYYKNYVQHGVDLTFNGHAHGGQIRIPGLGGMIDHQLHLFPSHIDGVEQIGDMTQIISRGLGNSGSTIRIFNRPEIVVAELHAK